A single genomic interval of Coccidioides posadasii str. Silveira chromosome 1, complete sequence harbors:
- the CDC28 gene encoding Cyclin-dependent kinase catalytic subunit (EggNog:ENOG410PFG7~COG:D~BUSCO:8996at33183), which yields MENYQKIEKIGEGTYGVVYKARDLSNQGRIVALKKIRLEAEDEGVPSTAIREISLLKEMHDPNIVRLLNIVHADGHKLYLVFEFLDLDLKKYMEALPVSEGGRGKALPDGSLNMSRLGLGEAMVKKFMAQLVEGVRYCHSHRVLHRDLKPQNLLIDRDGNLKLADFGLARAFGVPLRTYTHEVVTLWYRAPEILLGGRHYSTGVDMWSVGAIFAEMCTRKPLFPGDSEIDEIFKIFRIRGTPDERSWPGVTSFPDFKSSFPKWRREDIRKIVTGLEESGLLLLDAMLEYDPARRISAKQACVHPYFRSCSSTYSGRSKTNYQ from the exons ATGGAAAACTATCAGAAGATCGAGAAGATCGGAGAGG GCACGTATGGCGTCGTTTACAAAGCTCGGGACCTAAGCAACCAGGGTCGCATCGTGGCTCTGAAAAAAATCCGCCTTGAGGCGGAAGATGAGGGAGTACCGAGCACGGCCATTCGCGAGATCTCCCTGCTGAAGGAAATGCACGACCCGAATATCGTTCGCCTGCTTAACATCGTCCACGCTGATGGGCATAAACTATACCTCGTCTTCGAGTTCCTTGACTTGGACCTGAAGAAGTACATGGAAGCACTTCCTGTTAGCGAGGGTGGTCGAGGGAAGGCATTGCCAGATGGGTCTTTAAATATGAGCCGATTGGGACTTGGAGAAGCCATGGTCAAGAAATTCATGGCTCAGCTGGTCGAGGGCGTCCGTTACTGTCACAGTCATCGGGTCCTGCACCGTGACCTGAAACCTCAAAACTTGCTGATTGATCGCGACGGCAACCTTAAGCTGGCAGATTTCGGCCTAGCAAGGGCTTTTGGCGTCCCGCTCAGAACGTATACTCATGAG GTTGTTACTCTCTGGTATCGAGCCCCAGAAATCCTCCTGGGCGGACGGCACTACTCTACCGGGGTGGATATGTGGTCTGTTGGTGCCATCTTCGCAGAGATGTGCACCCGTAAACCACTGTTCCCCGGGGATTCTGAGATTGACGAAATATTCAAAATTTTCAG AATACGTGGTACTCCCGATGAGAGAAGTTGGCCCGGCGTGACTTCGTTCCCGGACTTCAAAAGCTCCTTTCCCAAATGGAGACGGGAAGACATCCGAAAGATTGTTACCGGCCTAGAAGAAAGCGGGCTCTTGCTGTTGGACGCGATGCTCGAATATGATCCTGCACGTCGCATCTCTGCGAAACAAGCCTGCGTCCACCCATACTTCCGTTCCTGCAGCTCCACCTACTCTGGGCGAAGCAAAACAAATTATCAATGA